One Archocentrus centrarchus isolate MPI-CPG fArcCen1 chromosome 10, fArcCen1, whole genome shotgun sequence genomic region harbors:
- the LOC115787025 gene encoding Down syndrome cell adhesion molecule homolog, whose amino-acid sequence MMLSTTAGFLHAGAEDPYPAVAVETRVLKTDGTSVLSRLSERYLLMGSLGQGDVSLTIRHAEEGDSGVYGCRVEIPGWFNDHKQHVTLRVNAVSPNPLRIEAREVKERTITIRWTLVFDGGRPITAYRVDIKNKQTSWETKISTELHEPSLTQVTLVDLHPAKTYNLRMFAVNSIGTSETSNVLTVTTKEAAPEGPPLDMQLAALNSSSIKVTWKPPRAELRNGNLRGYNINYREYDAVGKQFKRWQYLSVTARREQESTILSNLKPSTMYGVLIQAKTIAGVGPSSNAPLCSTLAEVHEMTTETAMSSSTPVTMWIHDTIFSSVYTTSTTSTTLSNSATSTTPAPSVTSTTSAISTAFYAATIWEQSTASSSSVPPDPPVIELKNVDGNTFSLFWTTRSEGDSPITGYILEYKAANASWDHTKTVDFGPHDTEATIIEMNPSTYNIRMFAKSSQATSAASNVLTITTGEAGHQKDIFITTSASVHDVVTAEDSHGHHLIGIIVSVGLVVLIGTIVLTWQLRRIKQKKGTLNIWLANGGVRYTDCESLHEL is encoded by the exons ATGATGCTAAGTACTACGGCAGGCTTTCTGCATGCTGGGGCCGAGGACCCATACCCAGCAGTGGCTGTGGAAACGAGGGTGCTCAAGACAGACGGGACGTCAGTGCTAAGCAGATTGTCAGAACGTTACTTGCTCATGGGCAGCCTCGGCCAGGGTGATGTGTCTCTGACCATCAGGCATGCTGAGGAGGGTGACTCAGGGGTGTACGGCTGTCGTGTGGAAATACCAGGCTGGTTCAATGACCACAAACAACATGTGACTCTGAGAGTGAATGCAG tgtccCCTAATCCCCTGAGAATTGAGGCAAGAGAGGTGAAGGAAAGGACCATCACCATTCGCTGGACTCTGGTGTTTGACGGTGGCCGTCCCATTACAGCATACAGGGTtgatataaaaaacaaacaga CATCCTGGGAAACTAAAATAAGCACCGAACTGCACGAGCCTTCACTGACTCAAGTGACTTTGGTGGATTTGCACCCAGCCAAGACCTACAACCTTCGCATGTTTGCTGTCAACAGCATTGGGACGAGTGAGACCAGCAACGTTCTCactgtcacaacaaaagaagcag CTCCAGAGGGCCCGCCCCTGGATATGCAGCTTGCGGCCCTTAATTCCAGCAGTATCAAAGTAACCTGGAAG CCTCCGAGGGCTGAGCTAAGAAACGGCAATCTGCGTGGTTACAACATTAACTACAGAGAGTACGACGCTGTGGGTAAACAGTTTAAGCGGTGGCAGTATTTAAGTGTGACGGCCAGACGTGAACAAGAGAGCACCATTCTCAGCAACCTGAAGCCTTCTACCATGTACGGTGTACTTATACAAGCCAAAACAATCGCTGGAGTAGGACCATCTTCAAATGCACCTCTCTGCTCAACTCTGGCTGAGG TTCATGAAATGACAACAGAAACTGCTATGTCTTCTTCCACTCCTGTCACAATGTGGATCCATGACACAATTTTCTCTTCAG TTTACACAACTTCAACTACTTCAACAACTTTATCAAATTCAGCAACTTCAACAACTCCAGCACCCTCAGTAACTTCAACAACTTCAGCAATTTCCACAGCTTTTTACGCTGCCACAATCTGGGAACAGAGCACTGCCAGCAGCTCATCAG TGCCACCGGATCCCCCGGTGATCGAGTTAAAGAACGTGGACGGAAATACATTTTCCCTGTTTTGGACTACTAGATCTGAAGGTGACAGCCCCATCACCGGGTATATCCTCGAGTACAAAGCAGCGAATG CTTCATGGGATCACACAAAGACTGTGGACTTTGGACCCCATGACACAGAGGCCACAATAATAGAGATGAATCCCTCGACATACAACATCCGCATGTTTGCTAAGAGCAGTCAGGCCACCAGTGCAGCCAGCAATGTCCTCACTATCACCACTGGAGAAGCAG GTCATCAAAAGGACATTTTCATTACCACCTCGGCCTCTGTTCATGATGTT GTAACTGCTGAGGACAGTCATGGTCATCACCTGATTGGCATCATTGTATCTGTGGGGCTAGTGGTGCTGATTGGCACCATAGTACTCACATGGCAACTTCGCA gaataaaacagaaaaaaggcacCCTGAACAT ttGGCTGGCCAATGGAGGCGTACGTTACACTGACTGCGAGTCCCTACATGAGCTGTAA